The Nesterenkonia xinjiangensis genome contains a region encoding:
- a CDS encoding pyridoxal phosphate-dependent aminotransferase, translating to MKPSQRSEVPGFQVMSILAKIDSLRAQGRDVVSLTAGEPGSGAPPAVNRAAALIHAQDTVLNYSAALGIRPLREAVAAHCVDWYGAEVDADRIAITTGSSGAFMLSFLAAFDVGDRVALARPGYPAYRNILASLGIEVVDLDCGPEVRFQPTVELLEDAVAQGGPIAGLILASPANPTGTMIGREELDSLVAWCREREVQLISDEIYHGITYAEAGAETVAAREASAGPPSPGVSALELTDEAVVVSSFSKYWGMPGWRLGWAVLPEHLVDPISRLAGNVSLCPPHGSQLAAVEAFSTESMAFAASQVEHYAAARQQVLDRLPELGWGEVAPADGAFYVYAHIGEHLAQFRDAQAYCQAVLEQAGVAIVPGTDFDPVAGHEWVRLSLAPGPEAVARGLDRIVAFHRG from the coding sequence ATGAAACCGTCGCAGCGCTCCGAGGTCCCCGGCTTCCAGGTGATGAGCATCCTGGCGAAGATCGACTCCCTGCGGGCGCAGGGCCGCGACGTCGTCTCACTCACCGCCGGCGAACCCGGCTCGGGCGCCCCGCCGGCGGTCAACCGCGCGGCCGCCCTGATCCACGCCCAGGACACTGTGCTGAACTACAGCGCAGCATTGGGCATCCGGCCGCTGCGCGAGGCAGTGGCCGCCCACTGCGTGGACTGGTATGGGGCCGAGGTCGATGCCGACCGCATCGCCATCACCACGGGCTCCTCCGGGGCGTTCATGCTGAGCTTCCTCGCGGCCTTCGACGTCGGCGACCGGGTGGCCCTCGCGCGCCCTGGCTATCCGGCCTACCGGAACATCCTGGCCAGCCTGGGCATCGAGGTCGTGGACCTGGACTGCGGCCCCGAGGTCCGCTTCCAGCCGACGGTGGAGCTGCTTGAGGATGCGGTGGCCCAGGGCGGTCCGATCGCAGGACTCATCCTGGCCTCCCCGGCGAACCCCACCGGCACCATGATCGGCCGTGAGGAGCTCGACTCGCTGGTGGCATGGTGCCGCGAGCGGGAGGTGCAGCTCATCAGCGACGAGATCTACCACGGCATCACCTATGCCGAAGCAGGAGCGGAGACCGTCGCTGCGCGCGAGGCCTCCGCCGGCCCACCTTCCCCCGGGGTGAGCGCGCTGGAGCTCACGGATGAGGCCGTCGTCGTGTCCTCCTTCTCCAAGTACTGGGGCATGCCGGGCTGGCGGCTGGGCTGGGCGGTGCTGCCCGAGCACCTGGTGGATCCGATCTCTCGGCTGGCCGGCAATGTCTCGCTGTGCCCGCCGCACGGCTCGCAGCTGGCCGCCGTGGAGGCGTTCAGCACGGAGTCGATGGCCTTCGCCGCCTCCCAGGTGGAGCATTACGCCGCCGCTCGCCAGCAGGTGCTGGACCGGCTGCCGGAGCTCGGCTGGGGCGAGGTGGCGCCCGCCGACGGGGCGTTCTATGTGTATGCGCACATCGGCGAGCACCTCGCGCAGTTCCGGGACGCCCAGGCCTACTGCCAGGCCGTCCTGGAGCAGGCCGGGGTGGCGATCGTCCCCGGCACGGACTTCGACCCGGTGGCCGGACATGAATGGGTGCGTCTCTCCCTGGCACCCGGCCCGGAGGCCGTGGCCCGCGGGCTGGATCGGATCGTCGCCTTCCACCGCGGCTGA
- the erm gene encoding 23S ribosomal RNA methyltransferase Erm, with protein MLGGTSCCPGGPFTSRRSTVHTFTHGRHENGQNFLTDPRSIRSVVDLVARTHGPILEIGPGEGALTLPMQRFGRPITAVEIHPRMVRRLQSRVGRRTRVLEGDFLRHRLPREPHVVVGNLPFHLTTSILRRLLHDSSWEEAVLITQWEVARRRAGVGGSSMMTAQWAPYYEFGLGGRIPAAAYRPRPSVDAGILTISRRERPLIPWKDRKGYAGFVHGAFTASGHGMGQILQRGLRISRREVGPLLGSAGVRRDATPSHLTAEQWTALWRRAP; from the coding sequence ATGCTGGGCGGCACGTCGTGCTGCCCGGGTGGTCCCTTCACCTCCCGGAGATCAACTGTGCACACCTTCACCCACGGCCGTCATGAGAACGGCCAGAACTTCCTCACCGACCCTCGCTCCATCCGCTCCGTGGTGGATCTCGTCGCCCGCACCCACGGGCCCATCCTGGAGATCGGGCCCGGCGAAGGGGCTCTGACCCTTCCGATGCAGAGATTCGGACGTCCCATCACCGCCGTCGAGATCCATCCTCGGATGGTCCGGCGCCTGCAGTCCCGTGTGGGCAGGCGCACCCGCGTGCTCGAGGGAGACTTCCTGCGGCACCGGCTGCCGCGGGAGCCGCATGTCGTCGTCGGGAACCTGCCCTTCCACCTGACCACGTCCATCCTGCGGCGTCTGCTGCATGACTCCAGCTGGGAGGAGGCGGTCCTGATCACTCAGTGGGAGGTCGCGCGGCGCCGTGCCGGCGTCGGCGGCTCCTCGATGATGACCGCCCAGTGGGCGCCGTACTACGAATTCGGCCTGGGCGGTCGGATCCCTGCCGCGGCGTACCGGCCGCGGCCCAGCGTCGACGCCGGGATCCTCACGATCTCGCGTCGCGAACGGCCGCTGATTCCCTGGAAGGACCGGAAGGGATACGCCGGATTCGTGCACGGGGCCTTCACCGCTTCGGGGCACGGGATGGGCCAGATCCTGCAGCGAGGCCTGCGGATCTCCCGCCGGGAGGTCGGCCCGCTTCTGGGATCGGCAGGGGTCCGGCGCGACGCAACGCCCTCCCATCTGACTGCGGAGCAGTGGACGGCCCTCTGGCGCCGGGCACCATGA
- a CDS encoding VOC family protein, with product MAVALTPYLQLPGTAREALELYHSILGGELSTLTYAEGMGAEDDTKDHIMHGSLFVDRGLHVMAADLPPGMQSNGLGTLALSVGEPDAAENTRLERWWTGLSEHSEVLMPLEAAPWGDRFGMLKDRFGVTWMFNTAETASQG from the coding sequence ATGGCCGTCGCTCTGACCCCCTACCTTCAACTCCCCGGCACGGCCCGGGAGGCGCTCGAGCTGTACCACTCGATCCTCGGCGGCGAGCTGAGCACCCTGACCTATGCCGAGGGCATGGGTGCCGAGGACGACACCAAGGACCACATCATGCACGGCTCGCTGTTCGTGGACCGCGGACTGCACGTGATGGCCGCGGACCTGCCGCCCGGGATGCAGAGCAACGGGCTGGGCACCCTCGCGCTGAGCGTGGGCGAGCCCGACGCCGCCGAGAACACCCGGCTCGAACGGTGGTGGACCGGGCTCAGCGAGCACTCCGAGGTGCTCATGCCGTTGGAGGCCGCGCCCTGGGGAGACCGGTTCGGGATGCTGAAGGACCGCTTCGGCGTCACCTGGATGTTCAACACCGCAGAGACCGCCTCCCAAGGCTGA